In Rhodothermia bacterium, one DNA window encodes the following:
- a CDS encoding SDR family NAD(P)-dependent oxidoreductase, translated as MEIQHRFVIVTGASRGLGRAISEVLVAEGAIVFGFGRSEQDLKEVKSQLGESFHPILCDLQSAHTVKQAMSQVLATTNGRIDVLINNAGLGKFGAVEAMSEEDWDVQVDTNLKGVFLCTQPVVPIMKQQNAEKGFGGHIINIASVAGLTGNPNIGIYNATKFGLRGFSESLMLELRNDGIKVTCVFPGSIETDFFRTTGFPSNSNHKMHPKDIADTVLHILKAPDNYLISEIVLRPLRPKG; from the coding sequence ATGGAAATTCAACATCGTTTTGTCATCGTTACGGGTGCAAGTCGTGGCTTGGGTCGGGCAATTTCAGAAGTCTTGGTGGCCGAAGGAGCCATTGTTTTTGGTTTTGGACGTAGCGAACAAGACCTCAAGGAGGTAAAATCGCAACTTGGCGAATCGTTCCACCCGATTTTGTGCGACCTTCAATCCGCACATACGGTAAAACAAGCCATGTCGCAGGTATTGGCCACCACAAATGGCCGAATAGATGTATTGATCAACAATGCCGGACTTGGGAAGTTTGGAGCGGTGGAGGCCATGTCGGAAGAGGATTGGGATGTACAGGTGGATACCAACCTTAAAGGGGTTTTTTTGTGTACCCAACCGGTTGTGCCGATCATGAAGCAACAAAACGCCGAAAAAGGTTTTGGCGGCCATATCATCAATATCGCCTCGGTAGCGGGTTTAACAGGAAACCCGAATATTGGCATCTACAATGCGACAAAGTTTGGGCTTCGTGGATTCTCCGAGTCGCTCATGCTTGAGCTAAGAAACGATGGGATCAAGGTGACATGTGTGTTTCCAGGATCTATCGAAACGGATTTTTTTAGGACAACCGGCTTCCCTTCCAATTCGAACCATAAAATGCACCCTAAAGACATTGCCGATACCGTGCTGCATATCCTCAAAGCGCCGGATAACTATCTGATTTCAGAAATTGTATTGCGACCATTGCGTCCGAAAGGTTAA
- a CDS encoding aminotransferase class I/II-fold pyridoxal phosphate-dependent enzyme: MSNFETQAIRTQAERSQHREHSVPIFATSSFLFDDAEMARALFNEEMEGNIYSRYANPNTNEFIEKMCLLEGTEAGIATASGMAAMFMSMAAFLKAGDHIVASRSLFGSTFQILTKLFPRWGITHTFIDITAPPEVWENAIRPETKMIFAETPSNPGLDLLDLAFLGQLAKKKDLILNVDNCFATPYLQNPAKYGAHLVTHSATKLIDGQGRVLGGCILGKKELIQEVLFLSRHTGPALSPFNGWILSKSLETLAVRVERHCENAHSLAFWLEGQEGVKKVKYPFLASHPQHELAKQQMRLGGSMLTIELNGGREEAQRFMDALQMISLSSNLGDTRTIATHPTTTTHSKLSEEERLAVGITSGLIRISVGLEHFLDLQADIERGLAAIKKG, from the coding sequence ATGTCAAACTTTGAAACCCAAGCGATCCGCACCCAAGCGGAACGGAGCCAGCACCGCGAACACAGTGTCCCCATTTTTGCCACCAGTAGCTTTCTTTTCGACGATGCCGAAATGGCGCGTGCCTTGTTCAACGAAGAAATGGAGGGCAATATCTATTCGCGCTACGCCAATCCCAATACCAATGAGTTCATCGAGAAGATGTGCTTATTAGAAGGAACCGAGGCAGGCATTGCAACCGCTTCGGGGATGGCAGCGATGTTTATGAGTATGGCTGCGTTTTTGAAGGCGGGGGATCATATTGTGGCCTCGCGCTCCTTGTTCGGGTCCACCTTCCAGATTTTGACCAAGCTGTTTCCGCGTTGGGGAATTACCCACACCTTCATTGACATCACTGCACCGCCGGAGGTTTGGGAGAACGCTATCCGTCCAGAGACCAAAATGATTTTTGCCGAGACACCTTCCAACCCCGGCTTGGATTTATTGGATTTGGCGTTTCTCGGGCAATTAGCCAAGAAAAAAGACCTTATTTTGAATGTGGATAACTGCTTCGCTACGCCTTACCTTCAGAATCCGGCTAAATACGGTGCTCATTTGGTTACGCACTCTGCAACAAAATTGATTGATGGGCAAGGCCGTGTATTGGGTGGATGTATTTTGGGAAAAAAAGAACTCATCCAAGAAGTCCTCTTTTTATCTCGGCACACGGGGCCTGCATTGTCACCGTTTAATGGCTGGATTTTATCTAAGAGTTTGGAAACATTGGCCGTTCGAGTAGAACGACATTGCGAAAATGCACACAGTTTGGCGTTTTGGTTAGAAGGTCAAGAAGGCGTGAAAAAGGTTAAATATCCTTTTTTGGCATCGCATCCGCAGCATGAACTTGCAAAACAGCAAATGCGTTTAGGAGGGTCTATGCTCACAATCGAGCTTAATGGTGGGCGTGAGGAAGCCCAACGTTTTATGGATGCTTTGCAAATGATTTCTTTGTCCTCGAATTTGGGCGATACCCGCACCATCGCCACGCACCCAACCACCACAACACATTCCAAATTGTCGGAAGAAGAGCGTTTGGCGGTGGGAATTACGTCCGGCCTCATCCGTATATCCGTTGGTTTAGAACATTTTTTAGACCTTCAGGCCGATATTGAACGGGGATTAGCAGCGATAAAAAAAGGTTAA
- a CDS encoding OsmC family protein, whose translation MKIEIHRIDDAYLLEAVNEAGKTIRTDANPEIGGGDQAFRPMQLLLAAAGSCSAIDIILILRKQRQPLEDIKVTIEGEREPLGEANIFRRIHMHYRIFGSVDAQKAEKAINLSMEKYCSVVKTLEPTASITTSFDLITSK comes from the coding sequence ATGAAAATTGAAATCCATCGAATTGATGATGCGTATCTGCTCGAAGCCGTAAATGAAGCCGGAAAAACCATCCGAACCGATGCTAATCCCGAAATTGGTGGTGGTGATCAGGCTTTTCGCCCCATGCAGCTTTTACTGGCCGCTGCTGGATCGTGTAGCGCGATAGATATCATTCTCATCCTCAGAAAACAACGCCAGCCCTTAGAGGATATAAAAGTAACCATAGAGGGCGAGCGTGAACCGCTTGGTGAGGCCAATATTTTCCGTAGAATCCATATGCACTATCGGATTTTCGGGAGTGTGGATGCACAAAAAGCGGAAAAGGCGATTAACCTCTCCATGGAAAAATATTGTTCGGTGGTTAAAACCCTTGAGCCAACCGCCAGCATTACCACTTCGTTTGATCTGATTACGTCCAAATAA